The following coding sequences lie in one Onychomys torridus chromosome X, mOncTor1.1, whole genome shotgun sequence genomic window:
- the Pwwp3b gene encoding PWWP domain-containing DNA repair factor 3B codes for MDGEYVLCNWKEQLWPAIVLYRSETSSNSKRKKTFSLEVQILSLDEKITVDSKDTKVLSKSEVEAIMSSLAGQSEVRVPPREETAYERSLKMALEIVRERTNQSQESIPDEEDTTTTSESVPQQLSDSPPPKKYRKLESNLQEDSASMLLCSESDDSLSDDKLQVHTTTDSIPSEVETKSSQNFSWCQTYPSFPDDDDDDKKEEKKKIDISAIMSVNLSLKEESEDIKEEKFVPSSDDLAVPKEESQDIYSEVPAVSSECSTFPENNMEDPGEGPSNQNPRFYGSQNQSSVESEVGAETSPAECSGDYQVSLPACNPVNSDLLLQRLDLEDLEEEARASGKLLSLNPASAAALDNDDDDDDEDLPRFILCYETRAFETGMIVWFKYQKYPFWPAVIKSIRRKERKASVLLVEANMNPQKKGVRVSFRRLKKYDCKEKQALVEKAREEYRESIDWCVSLICDYRVRLGCGSFTGSFFEYYAADISYPVRKIIKQDTFRNIFPKLHNEDTGEQMAVTSHAKRISFQKILPDRMKPARDRANKNLVDFIVNAKGTEDHLLGILKGTKRSKWLKSFLNAKSFTPCIETYFEDEDQLDEVVKYLQEIYKQIDQKMLTLIKDDKIKFILEVLLPEAIICSISVVDGLDYEAAEAKYLKGPSLGYRERELYDSKIIFEKRRRSLANEAH; via the coding sequence ATGGATGGCGAATATGTCCTGTGTAATTGGAAAGAACAGTTATGGCCAGCAATAGTCTTATATAGGTCTGAAACTTCATCCaacagtaaaaggaaaaagaCCTTTTCCCTGGAAGTGCAAATACTTTCACTGGATGAGAAAATTACTGTGGACAGCAAAGACACAAAAGTCCTCAGTAAATCCGAGGTTGAAGCCATTATGTCCTCACTAGCAGGACAGTCAGAGGTGAGAGTTCCACCAAGGGAAGAGACAGCCTATGAAAGATCACTGAAAATGGCACTGGAAATtgtgagagagagaacaaatcagaGCCAGGAAAGCATACCAGATGAAGAAGACACCACTACAACATCTGAAAGTGTGCCGCAACAGCTGTCTGATTCACCTCCTCCTAAAAAGTATCGGAAACTTGAAAGCAACCTCCAAGAAGACTCAGCTTCTATGTTACTATGCTCAGAGAGTGATGATTCCCTATCTGATGATAAGTTGCAGGTGCACACAACCACTGATAGTATTCCAAGTGAAGTGGAAACAAAGTCATCACAGAACTTCAGCTGGTGCCAAACTTATCCATCATTtccagatgatgatgatgatgataaaaaagaagaaaagaaaaagattgacATCTCAGCAATCATGTCCGTGAATTTATCACTCAAAGAGGAAAGTGaagatattaaagaagaaaagtttgTCCCTTCATCAGATGATCTTGCTGTACCCAAAGAGGAGTCTCAAGACATCTACTCAGAGGTCCCAGCAGTTTCCTCTGAATGTTCCACCTTCCCAGAGAATAATATGGAAGATCCTGGAGAGGGCCCATCGAATCAGAATCCACGCTTCTATGGTAGCCAAAATCAGTCTTCTGTGGAATCAGAAGTAGGTGCTGAGACCTCCCCTGCAGAGTGCTCAGGGGATTATCAGGTTTCACTTCCTGCCTGTAATCCAGTCAATAGTGATCTACTGCTTCAGAGACTGGATTTAGAAGATCTTGAGGAAGAAGCCCGAGCTTCTGGCAAGCTATTGTCTCTGAATCCCGCTAGTGCAGCTGCATTAGATAATGACGACGACGACGATGATGAAGACCTTCCTCGCTTCATTCTCTGCTATGAGACACGTGCATTTGAAACCGGAATGATAGTGTGGTTTAAATATCAAAAATACCCGTTTTGGCCAGCAGTGATAAAAAGCATAAGGCGAAAAGAGAGGAAAGCGAGTGTGCTTTTAGTTGAGGCAAACATGAATCCTCAAAAGAAAGGTGttagagtgtctttcagaagattaaaaaaatatgactGTAAAGAGAAGCAGGCACTAGTGGAGAAAGCTAGGGAGGAGTATCGTGAAAGTATCGATTGGTGCGTGTCACTCATTTGTGACTACAGAGTTAGACTAGGTTGTGGTTCTTTTACAGGCTCGTTCTTTGAGTACTATGCTGCTGACATCAGTTACCCAGTCAGGAAAATAATCAAACAAGACACCTTCAGAAATATatttccaaagctacacaatgaAGACACAGGGGAACAAATGGCTGTGACATCCCACGCCAAGAGAATATCTTTCCAGAAAATTCTCCCTGACCGGATGAAGCCTGCTCGGGATCGAGCTAACAAGAACCTGGTAGATTTCATTGTCAATGCAAAAGGAACAGAGGATCATCTCCTGGGCATTTTAAAGGGCACAAAAAGATCCAAATGGCTGAAATCATTTTTGAATGCAAAGAGTTTCACACCCTGTATTGAAACATACTTTGAAGATGAAGATCAACTGGATGAGGTAGTGAAATACCTACAAGAAATCTATAAACAAATAGATCAGAAGATGCTAACTCTGATAAAAGATGACAAAATCAAGTTTATCTTGGAAGTTCTCCTACCAGAAGCAATTATTTGCTCAATTTCTGTTGTTGATGGCTTAGATTATGAGGCAGCTGAGGCAAAGTATCTAAAGGGACCATCCCTTGGCTATAGGGAGAGAGAATTATATGATTCCAAAATCATATTTGAAAAGAGACGGAGGTCGTTAGCAAATGAAGCTCATTAA